In Blastocatellia bacterium, the DNA window GCGGCGAAGGCGGCGAACTCGCTGGCATCGTCCAGCGCCGTCCAGCGCAGCGCGAGCTTCTTATTCTGCTCCTCGGCGATGATCGGACCGTGACGCGTGCGCACCACACGATGAATCACCGTCTCCGTCCGGTTTGAGATCAGCGATGTCCGAACCCGAATGGGCTCGTCGAAGACCTCGGCTTGCTGCCAGGTGGAACCCACCCGGTAGAGCTGCGGGTTGTCCGGGTGAAACTCCTCGATGAAGAGGTCCTGGACGTCGGGATAGACGTTGGTCGCGCCCCAGGCGATGTGTTCGTTATGGCCGAGAATCACGCCCGGCACGCCCGGCAGCGCCACGCCCGCGACATGTAGTGTCGGGCACTTCAGGTGAACGGCATACCATATCGAGGGATTGGTGTGACCGAGATGAGGATCATTCGCCAGAAGAGGCTTGCCGGTTTCCGTGCGGGAGCCGCTGAGGACCCAGTTGTTGCTCCCCATCAATCCCGGAGCCACGCCCAGAAGAGCACGCGCCTGATCCTCGGCCCTCATCCAGGCGGTGAGGTCAGAAAAAGCGGGCCGGGATTCTTTTCCCTGCACCGCACCAGCAGAAGCCGTCGCCTTCGTCCCCGGAAGGGGCTCGGATTTCACGGGCGGCGCAACGGAGTCATCCGTTCCCACGACCGGACGATCGAAGGGCGAGAATTCCGGCAGAAGCTTTTGTCGTTTGCCCTCGTCTATTCCGGCCAGGACGAAACCGCGCATCCAATCCGCTCGCCAGGTGGAACTGAGCCATTCGGCCAGAACTTTGCCGATGACGAGCGAATCCACCGGCTCCCACGGTCGGGGTCGGTAATTCAACAGACGAAACTCGAAGGGAAGCTGATGACTCTGCGATTCGATATAAGCGTTGACGCCCCGGGCGTAGGCGGTGAGGACCTGTTGAATGTGAGGATCCAGTTGATGCAGCGCCCGTTCGCAGAGGCGGCGATAGCCGAGCGTGCGGGATCGCTTGTCCATCTCCAAAGCTTCCGCGCCGAAGATTTCCGCCAGCTCGCCGCGTCCGACGCGCCGACTGATGTCCATCTGCCAGAGCCGGTCCTGGGCCGTCACGTAGCCCTGAGCGAAGAAGAGGTCCTCTTCGGTGGCTGCCCGGAGATGAGGAATTCCACGATCATCGCGGAGCACCAGGACGGGAGCGGTGAGTCCCTTCACGATGATCTCGCCATCGAGCTGCGGCAGACCCGCCCGCGACCAGCGATAGTAAACGCCCGCTCCAACGGTGACCGTGAGGACCACAAGGACGACGACCACTGTGAGGAGCTTTTTCACCATCGTCCGATGAAACGAGAGATCGCCGTCGCACCGCCATGTCAGGTGGAGGGATCAGCCCCTGCATAGACATCGCTGGCGGCCTCCACGCCGGAGCCGCAGCGGAATCCCTCGCTGCGCAAAACATGTTCCAGAGCGCCGAGCAAAAGCAATACGTTCGCGCGGGTGCTGCTTTCGCCCATGAGGCCGATCCGCCAGATTTTCCCTTTCAACGGTCCCAGCCCACCGGCGATCTCGATATTGAACTCGGCCAGAAGGCGCGCCCGCACGCGGGCCTCATCAACTCCATCCGGGACACAGACGGTATGGAGCGTCCAGAGCCGGTGGGATTCGGGGACGAAAAGTCGAAGCCCCATCGCTTCGAGTCCCGCCCAGAGAGCGCGGGCATTCAGCTCATGCCGTCGCCAGCGAGCTTCCAGGCCCTCTTCGGCGATCATGCGCAGTGCTTCTCGCAGCGCGTAGTTCATCGAGATGGGAGCCGTGTGATGATAGGTTCGCTCGCTGCCCCAATACTTCTCCACGAGCGAAAGATCGAGATACCAGCTCTGCACCGGCGTCCTGCGTCGGCGCATCTTTTCCAGAGCGCGATCGGACACGGTGATCGGCGCCAGTCCCGGCGGACAACTGAGGGCCTTCTGCGAGCCCGAGTAGCATACGGCCAGGCGATGCTGATCCACGCCGACCGAATGGGCGCCCAAACTGGTGACGGCATCCACGATGAGGAACCCTTCGCGCTTGTCAATCGCGGCGGCGAGCGGCTCCAGAGGCTGAAGCACACCGGTTGATGTCTCCGCATGAACGACGAAGACGACGCGGGCGCGCGACGCCTCCAGCGTCGCCACGATTCGCTCGGCATCCAGAGGGCGCCCCCATTCCGTCTCCACTCGCAGCGGACGCGCTCCCGCGCGACGGGCAATCTCATACATCCGCTCACCGAAATAGCCGGCGATGCCGATGATCACTTCTTCGTCGGGTTCCACCATGTTGACCATGGCCGCTTCCATACCGGCGCTGCCCGTCCCCGACAAGGGAATCGTGAGCCGGTTGCGCGTCTCGAAGACATAGCGCAAAAGCTCCTGCACATCGTTCATGCAGGAGAGAAAGACCGGATCGAGATGTCCCACCAGCGGCTCGCTCATCGCACGAAGGACGCGATCCGCCACCAGGCTCGGACCGGGACCAAGAAGGACGCGACGCGGGGGATGGAATTCAGCGACGTTCATTTCACCTCCTGGAGAAGATCGAGGACGAATCGAATGGGCGTGGCCAGACCGATGGATCGGGCGCCGGGATCGAGAGGCTCCCCCAGTTCGCCCAATCGCGCCGTGAGAACGCCGATGACTTTTCCCTGGCGGTTGAAGATCGGACTGCCACTGAACCCTTGAAAGACGGGAGCATCCAGTTGAATGATCGTGGGAGTGCTCTTGCTGATGGTGCTGCGGGTCAGGGTCGTGGTCGCTCGCTGTTGACCGGTCGTTTGCAGCAGCGTCGTCCCCAGAGGAAACCCGATGATGGCGACCTCGTCGCCCTGTCGCGCCTGAGCGGTGTCCGGCTCGAACCCGGAGACCACCGGGACGGGCCGGTCGGTGACGATCTGCAAAACGGCCAGGTCCGTCTCCTTCGATCCCCGCAGCAGTCGCGCCTCCAGAGCATCCTCAGGGGTTCGATCGGCGAAGATGACCGTGAGCGAAGTCGTCCTTCCCTGAACCCCCTGCGACATCATCTTCGGATCAACTTCCCAGGGACGGATGATGTGATAGTTGGTTACCACCAGACCCGAAGGATCAACGGCAAAACCCGATCCTTCGCTGACGGCCGCGGTCGTCTGACCGGTGGTCGGATTAGTGAGGGTGAAGGAGTTGCGGATGAGAACGACTGCCGCCTGATTGAGTTCGGCCACCGCAGAGAAGCTCGAATCATTACCGGATGACGAGGGATTCAACGAGCGGTCCCGCACGAGGAATGTATAGGAGGTGGCCGCCAGAACGCCGAGCGCCACAAGCGACAGCCCCATCACCCACCAGCGAAGTCGTCGGGAGGATCGGCGCAGCGCCGCATCAATCATCATCTGCACGGTCGTCCGGCCCAGGCGCGAAGAACTGGCCTCGCGGGCTTCCGTCTGAATGAAAGAGGACACCGAGGACGTTGCCGCCCATCCCTCCTGCTCCTGAAGCAAACCGGTGCCGGTTTTCACCTCGACCTCCGGGCCCACCTCGATGCGCAGGCGCGGCCCTTTGCGCCCGAACTCGACGAGATCGCCGCTTCGCAGGTGCGCCCGCTTGACCTTCACGCCGTTGACGTAAATTCCGTTGGTACTGTTGAGGTCTTCGAGGATGCACTCTCCGCCCTGAACGAAGAGGGCGGCATGATGAGCCGACGCTCGTACATCCTGGGGATGAAAGACGACATCGTTATCGGCGGCGCGACCGAAGGTGATCGCTTCTTTGTCGAGAACCTGACGCTGTCCGGCCCATCCCCCCGTGAGATGTGTGATGATGACAGCCATCGCTCGAACCTAGGTGTCGGGTTCTTTGCTCGGTTCTTGAAGGGGTGGTTTATAGCCTTCGATGAGTTGCGCCGTGACGGTTCCGAAGCCGGTGCGGAGTCGCGCGGCCACGGGAACGTGTCGCTCGTCTTCGGTCACCCACACGACCATCTCGCCCTCTCGCTTGATGAGTCGCCCCTCACCGAACACCTGCGGTTCCAGCCGCAGGGCTTTGATGCGACCGAGCGGCGTTTCCACTTCTTCCGGCGGAAACACCTTCACCTCCAGATCGAAGGTCTCCCCTTCGTCGCTCAAGGGGAAGACAAACGACGTGTTGGGGACGAGCGGCTGACTCCGCACGTAATAGGTGGCCGAGACGATGTCCTGAACCCAATCTCGCGTCGGCTTCTCGCCGACTTTCGGCGGTTCATCCGGCCGGGTCAAATCCCGCACGACGAAGGTAACGCGTTGATTCTCCCGATCGAAAACGGCCAACTGAAACAGTCTCGTCTTACCCTCGGCGAGATTTTTGCGCGTGCGTACCACGCCGAACGTCTCGATATCTACAAACGACTCGAAAAGGTCTTCGACGGTGATGCCGAGCAGGGCCAGCAGGACGCCTTCCGAGCGGGCTTCGGCCCGAATGTGATAATGCCTGGTCAGCGGTTTCTCCTGGGAGAGATCGAAAGTGAAGGTCAGCTTCCCGACGGTCGCCGAGATAATGAACTTCGAGTAGCGCACCTGATAGACGAGTTTCTCTCCGGGAGAAAACGGCAGGGTCTTGGGGATTCTCGCGGTCGCTTCCGACGGCCCCGTTTGCTGGAGACTGCTTGAGGGTCTTCCCGGGCGGGAACCAACAATCACCAACAGAACGATCAACCCCCAGCCGATGCGGGAGCGCAGCCTGACCGATCCCGAGTGCCGCGCACCACTCATAGGGCCTTCACCAGCAACAGAGCGCAGACCAGGAGGAACCCGACGAGCGCCCGATATTCCCGGTTTTCCCAGTAGACCGAGAAGGCGAATCGGGGCGGCGCGTCCATTCCCACAGACGCCCGTCCGGGGGTTCCGACGTCAGAAGCGGAAGCCACTGTCTCCGCAGACGCGCGCGCGCCTCGCCGCAACCGGGGAAGAAAGAGGGGAACCGCCTGCTCATAACGATCATAAGCCGGCCCGAAGAGGGCCCGGAGATGTTCGCGTTCGGCCACCATCGCCGGATAGTAAAAGACGCCAAAGAAGAGAGCAAACCATAGCAGAAGGCCGGGACTCCCGCAAGCAAGGCACAGTCCAACCCCAATAAGCAGTGATCCGAGGTAGAGCGGATTACGAGTGAGGGCGTAAGGACCCGCTTGAACGAGGACGCGATCTTTCCTGAGATAGCCCGACGCCCATGCCCGAAGGATCAATCCCACCGCGGCCACACTCATGCCCCACATCAACGAGGAGATCGTCGGCTGCGCCACACTCAGGCTGATGAGGACAAAGAGGAAGCCCGCCGGGACGCGCGCTCGACGCAATCCTCGAATGAGTTTCCAGCGATGATCGGTCAGCGAGTCTGCCATCGCAGCTCCGTGCCGGAGGCAGTGAGTGCCAGCCTCCGCTCGATGGCCTGTTTCACCGATTCGACGGGAATTTGCAGCATGGAGGTGGGGTCGGCACGGCGGCTGTAATAGCGATAGCCCTGGTCGAGCGACTGCTCAACCACCTCGTCCCGAGGGTCAAAGGGCCCGTTGCGCCGCGCCGACGTTGGACCGTAAAGAGCCACAAGCGGCGTTGCCCGTGCTGCCGCCAGATGAAGCGGTCCGGTATCTCCGCCGAGGAACAATCGCGCGCGGTCGCAAAGCGCCGCCAGTTGCTTGAGCGAACAGGGCAGAACGAGCGGACGTGCCCGCCGACACCCACGGACGATTTCTGCAGCCAGGTTCTCTTCTGCCGGGCCGATCGGGATCACGCTCGCCAGCCCGTAGGCTTCATGGAGGAAATCGGCGATCTCGGCGAAACATATCGGAGGCCACCGCTTGGCCGCCCATCCGCCTCCGGGAGCGAGCACCACAAACTCGCGGATTCCCACCGCGCGCAAGCTGTCCTGGACGAACTCCCGATCTCGCTCGGAAATGAAGAGAGGGAACTCATAGCCCGAACCCGCGCCCGCGTCTCCCACCGATGCTCCCTGGCCGAAGGCCGAGCGAACGAGTTGAAGGTGCTGATCAATCACATGCTCGGACGACAACACCGGCACCTGCTCGGTGAGAAAGAACCGGCTGGCCGGTTCTTTCAGGGCTGCCGTCTCCCGCCCGATGCGCCGGGGTGCGCCCGAAAGAGCGGCGATGACGCCCGACTTGATCAATCCCTGGAAATCGAAGGCGAGATCGAAAGACTGGCGGCGGAGATCGCTCCCCATTGCGCGAATTTCTCGCCAGGTGGCGGGGCTTCCGAGAGCCCGTCGCCACCGCCGCGTATCCACCGTGATGAGCCGATCCAGGACGGGGCTTCCCTCAAGCAGCTCGGCAAACGGACGTTCAACGATCCATGCGATCTCGGCCTCGGGACGCGCGCGCCGCACCCAGGCCACCGCCGGAAGCGTGTGAATGATGTCACCGAGCGAACTGAGCTTGACGATGAGAATCTTCACCGTTGATCTCCCGAAGCGGACGTATCAGACGACGAGAACCGCTCCACGATCCGCCGCACCAGCTCCTTGCTCGAATGCTTTTTCTCATCACCGACGATGGCGACCGCACCTCCATAGGAGCGAACGACCTCGCGTTCGGGAACGGAATCTTCGGTATAGTCGGTCCCTTTGGCGTGAACATCCGGCCGAAGGGCGTGCAGGAGGGCATCGGCCGTGGGCTCGTCGAAGATGGTGACGAAATCAACGCAGGCGAAGGCCGCGATGATCTCCGCTCGTTCCGCGGCCGAGAGGATCGGTCGGCCCGGCCCCTTGAGCGCCCGGACCGAGGCATCCGAATTAATCCCCACCACGAGGAGGTCGCCGAGCGCCCGCGCCGCCTGAAGGTATCGCACATGGCCGACGTGAATGAGATCGAAGCAGCCGTTGGCCAGCACGATTCGTTTGCCCTCGGCCCGCGCCTGAGCCACACGAGCCACCAGTTCATCGCGCGGGAGAATTTTTTCCCTTCCCATTGCGGAAACTTCCTCCTGCTGTTGCGAAGGCTACCGATGCCGCCAGCTCCTGCGGGCTGGCCGTGGCCGTGCCCCGCTTCATGACGACGATGCCACC includes these proteins:
- a CDS encoding DUF3108 domain-containing protein, whose product is MSGARHSGSVRLRSRIGWGLIVLLVIVGSRPGRPSSSLQQTGPSEATARIPKTLPFSPGEKLVYQVRYSKFIISATVGKLTFTFDLSQEKPLTRHYHIRAEARSEGVLLALLGITVEDLFESFVDIETFGVVRTRKNLAEGKTRLFQLAVFDRENQRVTFVVRDLTRPDEPPKVGEKPTRDWVQDIVSATYYVRSQPLVPNTSFVFPLSDEGETFDLEVKVFPPEEVETPLGRIKALRLEPQVFGEGRLIKREGEMVVWVTEDERHVPVAARLRTGFGTVTAQLIEGYKPPLQEPSKEPDT
- a CDS encoding penicillin acylase family protein, translated to MVKKLLTVVVVLVVLTVTVGAGVYYRWSRAGLPQLDGEIIVKGLTAPVLVLRDDRGIPHLRAATEEDLFFAQGYVTAQDRLWQMDISRRVGRGELAEIFGAEALEMDKRSRTLGYRRLCERALHQLDPHIQQVLTAYARGVNAYIESQSHQLPFEFRLLNYRPRPWEPVDSLVIGKVLAEWLSSTWRADWMRGFVLAGIDEGKRQKLLPEFSPFDRPVVGTDDSVAPPVKSEPLPGTKATASAGAVQGKESRPAFSDLTAWMRAEDQARALLGVAPGLMGSNNWVLSGSRTETGKPLLANDPHLGHTNPSIWYAVHLKCPTLHVAGVALPGVPGVILGHNEHIAWGATNVYPDVQDLFIEEFHPDNPQLYRVGSTWQQAEVFDEPIRVRTSLISNRTETVIHRVVRTRHGPIIAEEQNKKLALRWTALDDASEFAAFAAIMRATNWEDFCRALRHFPGPMQNFVYADGAGNIGYYAAGRIPLRAHGDGSVPVDGARGQGEWIGYVPFDELPHLYNPPEGVIVTANQRIVGRSYRYHLTHLWYPPYRAARIIELLSQKPRVSVEDVRLIQADVYSIPDALFAREVVKIADAVLGNARAGGDHRLWREIKEWLADWDGQLRPESRAAALVTTMRTLFRQMILKGVLGDRWENYEWANDSLLVDWLITERPREWLPSGYDSYEKVLQDCYLEALEQLTRDLGPDSRSWRYGRLNTLTFAHPLSRLSVLKRLLNSREIEMGGSPNTINAYGKKRMYGVSMRLIVDFSDLDRTRLHITLGQSGHHASPHYQDQLDEWIRVQPGLFPFSEAAVERAARHRLQLRPGPS
- a CDS encoding isoprenylcysteine carboxylmethyltransferase family protein, whose amino-acid sequence is MADSLTDHRWKLIRGLRRARVPAGFLFVLISLSVAQPTISSLMWGMSVAAVGLILRAWASGYLRKDRVLVQAGPYALTRNPLYLGSLLIGVGLCLACGSPGLLLWFALFFGVFYYPAMVAEREHLRALFGPAYDRYEQAVPLFLPRLRRGARASAETVASASDVGTPGRASVGMDAPPRFAFSVYWENREYRALVGFLLVCALLLVKAL
- a CDS encoding alanine--glyoxylate aminotransferase family protein translates to MNVAEFHPPRRVLLGPGPSLVADRVLRAMSEPLVGHLDPVFLSCMNDVQELLRYVFETRNRLTIPLSGTGSAGMEAAMVNMVEPDEEVIIGIAGYFGERMYEIARRAGARPLRVETEWGRPLDAERIVATLEASRARVVFVVHAETSTGVLQPLEPLAAAIDKREGFLIVDAVTSLGAHSVGVDQHRLAVCYSGSQKALSCPPGLAPITVSDRALEKMRRRRTPVQSWYLDLSLVEKYWGSERTYHHTAPISMNYALREALRMIAEEGLEARWRRHELNARALWAGLEAMGLRLFVPESHRLWTLHTVCVPDGVDEARVRARLLAEFNIEIAGGLGPLKGKIWRIGLMGESSTRANVLLLLGALEHVLRSEGFRCGSGVEAASDVYAGADPST
- the rfaE2 gene encoding D-glycero-beta-D-manno-heptose 1-phosphate adenylyltransferase; the encoded protein is MGREKILPRDELVARVAQARAEGKRIVLANGCFDLIHVGHVRYLQAARALGDLLVVGINSDASVRALKGPGRPILSAAERAEIIAAFACVDFVTIFDEPTADALLHALRPDVHAKGTDYTEDSVPEREVVRSYGGAVAIVGDEKKHSSKELVRRIVERFSSSDTSASGDQR
- a CDS encoding trypsin-like peptidase domain-containing protein; the encoded protein is MAVIITHLTGGWAGQRQVLDKEAITFGRAADNDVVFHPQDVRASAHHAALFVQGGECILEDLNSTNGIYVNGVKVKRAHLRSGDLVEFGRKGPRLRIEVGPEVEVKTGTGLLQEQEGWAATSSVSSFIQTEAREASSSRLGRTTVQMMIDAALRRSSRRLRWWVMGLSLVALGVLAATSYTFLVRDRSLNPSSSGNDSSFSAVAELNQAAVVLIRNSFTLTNPTTGQTTAAVSEGSGFAVDPSGLVVTNYHIIRPWEVDPKMMSQGVQGRTTSLTVIFADRTPEDALEARLLRGSKETDLAVLQIVTDRPVPVVSGFEPDTAQARQGDEVAIIGFPLGTTLLQTTGQQRATTTLTRSTISKSTPTIIQLDAPVFQGFSGSPIFNRQGKVIGVLTARLGELGEPLDPGARSIGLATPIRFVLDLLQEVK
- the waaC gene encoding lipopolysaccharide heptosyltransferase I, producing the protein MKILIVKLSSLGDIIHTLPAVAWVRRARPEAEIAWIVERPFAELLEGSPVLDRLITVDTRRWRRALGSPATWREIRAMGSDLRRQSFDLAFDFQGLIKSGVIAALSGAPRRIGRETAALKEPASRFFLTEQVPVLSSEHVIDQHLQLVRSAFGQGASVGDAGAGSGYEFPLFISERDREFVQDSLRAVGIREFVVLAPGGGWAAKRWPPICFAEIADFLHEAYGLASVIPIGPAEENLAAEIVRGCRRARPLVLPCSLKQLAALCDRARLFLGGDTGPLHLAAARATPLVALYGPTSARRNGPFDPRDEVVEQSLDQGYRYYSRRADPTSMLQIPVESVKQAIERRLALTASGTELRWQTR